A genome region from Nocardia sp. NBC_01730 includes the following:
- a CDS encoding siderophore-interacting protein, with product MARPRTTLTVQRTEWLTPHLIRVHLGGPGFATYQPSEFTDSYVKFIFPRDGSEVVRTYTVRSVDQAAGEIAADFVFHGAEGIAGPWAASVQPGETIDLYGPGGAYSPRSDADWHLLAGDEAALPAIATAMEAMDADAAGLAFVEVAGPDDELPLKKPDGVELTWLHRGLRPPGELLAETVRQAPWAPGQVQVFIHGEAQAVMHDLRRYVRREHGVPAEWAASISGYWRLGRTEEGFRQWKAELNTTESAAAASANT from the coding sequence ATGGCACGACCCCGCACCACCCTCACGGTGCAACGCACCGAATGGCTGACCCCGCACCTGATCCGCGTCCACCTCGGCGGCCCCGGTTTCGCCACGTACCAGCCCAGCGAGTTCACCGACTCGTACGTGAAATTCATCTTCCCGCGTGACGGGAGCGAGGTGGTGCGCACCTACACCGTTCGCTCGGTGGACCAGGCCGCCGGGGAGATCGCCGCGGATTTCGTCTTCCACGGCGCGGAGGGGATCGCGGGACCGTGGGCGGCCTCGGTACAGCCGGGCGAGACCATCGACCTCTACGGCCCAGGCGGCGCCTACTCCCCGCGCTCGGACGCCGACTGGCACCTGTTGGCCGGTGACGAGGCGGCGCTGCCCGCCATCGCGACCGCCATGGAGGCGATGGATGCCGACGCGGCCGGGCTCGCGTTCGTCGAGGTCGCGGGCCCCGATGACGAGCTGCCGCTGAAGAAGCCGGACGGCGTCGAGCTCACCTGGCTGCACCGCGGCCTCCGCCCGCCGGGCGAACTGCTCGCGGAGACCGTCCGCCAGGCGCCGTGGGCGCCGGGGCAGGTCCAGGTCTTCATCCACGGCGAGGCACAGGCCGTCATGCACGATCTGCGCCGCTACGTGCGCAGGGAACACGGCGTGCCCGCCGAATGGGCCGCGTCGATTTCCGGCTATTGGCGCCTCGGTCGCACCGAGGAGGGCTTCCGGCAGTGGAAGGCCGAACTCAACACGACAGAGTCCGCGGCGGCCGCCTCGGCCAACACCTGA
- a CDS encoding amino acid permease: MTASDRQLQDTGPLSSADSGDSEGYARGLSPRTIQMIAIGGAIGTGLFYGAGGAIEQAGPGLILAYLAAGVVIFVIMRALGELLTYRPVSGSFAEYAHEFLGRFAGFVTGWSYWAVWVATCMAEITVAGKYVQYWFDIEPWITALVVLAVMFGANLISVRLFGEGEFWFSTIKVTAIVGMILLGIGVLLFGFGHAADPTVTNLWAVGGVFPNGIGQSLLVLQIVLFAYVGVELVGVTAGEAREPRKTLRKAINTLPMRIGLFYVGALVVIMSVSSWRNFHAGKSPFVEVFEQIGIPGAAGIINFVLLTAALSSCNSGIYSTGRMLRTLSLHGEAPGRLNKLSANAVPYAGITASAAAMVIGVIVNIISPDKAFAYITSVSTIGIIFVWGIILVCHLLYRAKVARGELPASDYRLPAAPYTTVLALAFLGLVVVLLFFTDSGRTALAVGVVWAALVSAGYLALNKLGKSSAATDSVDR, from the coding sequence ATGACAGCCTCCGACCGTCAACTCCAGGACACGGGGCCGCTGAGCTCGGCGGACTCCGGCGACTCGGAAGGCTACGCACGGGGGCTGAGTCCGCGCACCATCCAGATGATCGCCATCGGTGGCGCGATCGGCACCGGCTTGTTCTACGGCGCGGGTGGCGCGATCGAGCAGGCCGGACCCGGACTGATCTTGGCTTATCTGGCCGCGGGTGTAGTCATCTTCGTGATCATGCGGGCGCTCGGAGAGCTGTTGACCTATCGCCCCGTCTCGGGCAGCTTCGCCGAGTACGCGCACGAATTCCTGGGCCGCTTCGCCGGATTCGTGACCGGCTGGTCGTATTGGGCCGTGTGGGTTGCCACCTGCATGGCCGAGATCACCGTGGCGGGCAAGTATGTGCAGTACTGGTTCGACATCGAACCGTGGATCACCGCGCTGGTCGTGCTCGCGGTGATGTTCGGCGCGAACCTGATCTCGGTGCGGCTGTTCGGCGAGGGCGAGTTCTGGTTCTCCACCATCAAGGTCACCGCGATCGTCGGCATGATCCTGCTCGGCATCGGCGTGCTGCTGTTCGGTTTCGGCCATGCCGCCGACCCGACCGTCACGAACCTGTGGGCCGTGGGCGGCGTGTTCCCCAACGGCATCGGACAGTCACTGCTGGTGCTGCAGATCGTGTTGTTCGCCTATGTCGGTGTCGAGTTGGTCGGCGTCACGGCCGGGGAGGCTCGGGAACCGCGCAAGACCCTGCGCAAGGCGATCAACACGCTGCCGATGCGCATCGGCCTGTTCTACGTCGGTGCGCTCGTGGTGATCATGTCGGTGTCCAGTTGGCGCAACTTCCACGCGGGCAAGAGTCCGTTCGTGGAGGTTTTCGAGCAGATCGGCATTCCCGGAGCGGCGGGCATCATCAACTTCGTGCTGCTCACCGCGGCGCTGTCGTCCTGCAACTCGGGCATCTACTCGACCGGCCGCATGCTGCGCACTCTGTCGCTGCACGGCGAGGCGCCTGGCCGGCTGAACAAACTGAGCGCGAACGCGGTGCCTTACGCCGGGATCACCGCGTCGGCGGCTGCGATGGTGATCGGCGTGATCGTCAATATCATCTCCCCGGACAAGGCGTTCGCCTACATCACCTCGGTGTCGACCATCGGCATCATCTTCGTCTGGGGCATCATCCTGGTCTGCCACCTGCTTTATCGGGCCAAGGTCGCGCGTGGTGAACTCCCCGCGAGCGACTACCGGCTGCCTGCCGCGCCCTACACCACCGTGCTGGCGTTGGCCTTCCTCGGTCTGGTGGTCGTGCTGCTTTTCTTCACCGACAGCGGGCGGACGGCGCTCGCGGTCGGCGTGGTGTGGGCGGCGTTGGTGTCGGCTGGCTACCTGGCGCTGAACAAGCTCGGAAAGTCCAGCGCAGCAACTGATTCTGTGGACCGCTAG
- a CDS encoding GlxA family transcriptional regulator → MKASDDVVVAVSDGVLMLDVAGPVQVLHWAGHRIRFASPDGAPVRTDVRVPLGVDGALGDVGGSVETLVVPGYSPEDRVPAALVDAVRTVGGASRRVASVCTGAFVLAEAGLLDGRRATTHWLACAELAQRFPRVRVDADAIYLRDGPIITSAGVTAGIDMALALVEEEHGAELARTLAKHLVVFLHRPGGQSQFSVRTSIATPRTDGLRRVVDAVVENLSADHSLAAMAARGALSERHLSRLFRQEIGMTPGQYVKQVRLEAAQALLESGDEPMAAVARHSGFGSEETMRRTFLELLGTTPSDYRRRFRAPTTSKLRRWPIGARLHRGAWPVRSCANATPSCPRSPGTPSWHRAAGATDR, encoded by the coding sequence ATGAAGGCAAGCGATGACGTCGTGGTGGCGGTATCGGACGGTGTGCTGATGCTCGACGTCGCCGGACCCGTCCAGGTGCTGCACTGGGCAGGGCACCGGATCCGATTCGCCTCGCCCGACGGTGCGCCGGTGCGCACCGACGTGAGGGTGCCGCTCGGCGTCGACGGCGCGCTCGGCGACGTGGGTGGCTCGGTCGAAACCTTGGTGGTGCCGGGATATTCGCCGGAGGACCGCGTTCCGGCCGCGCTCGTGGACGCGGTGCGGACGGTCGGCGGTGCGTCCCGCCGGGTGGCGTCGGTGTGCACCGGCGCGTTCGTGCTCGCCGAAGCGGGTCTGCTCGACGGACGGCGTGCCACCACACACTGGCTGGCATGTGCTGAACTGGCACAGCGGTTCCCGCGCGTTCGAGTCGACGCCGATGCCATCTACCTGCGGGATGGGCCGATCATCACCTCCGCGGGCGTCACCGCGGGCATCGACATGGCGCTGGCCCTCGTGGAGGAGGAGCACGGCGCCGAGCTCGCCCGCACGCTGGCCAAGCACCTCGTCGTGTTCCTGCATCGGCCCGGCGGGCAGTCGCAGTTCAGCGTGCGCACGAGCATCGCGACACCGCGCACCGACGGGCTGCGTCGAGTGGTGGACGCGGTGGTCGAGAACCTGTCCGCGGATCACAGCCTTGCCGCGATGGCCGCTCGCGGCGCGCTCAGCGAGCGCCACCTGAGCAGGTTGTTTCGGCAGGAGATCGGCATGACTCCTGGGCAGTACGTCAAGCAGGTGCGGCTCGAGGCCGCGCAGGCGCTGCTCGAATCCGGCGACGAGCCGATGGCGGCCGTGGCCCGCCACAGCGGGTTCGGCTCGGAGGAGACGATGCGCCGCACCTTCCTCGAATTGCTCGGCACCACGCCGAGCGACTATCGCAGGCGATTCCGCGCGCCGACGACATCGAAGCTCAGGCGCTGGCCGATAGGCGCAAGGCTCCACCGGGGAGCCTGGCCGGTGAGATCCTGCGCCAACGCCACCCCGAGCTGCCCTCGCTCACCTGGGACGCCATCCTGGCATCGAGCGGCTGGGGCGACTGACCGGTGA
- a CDS encoding ABC transporter substrate-binding protein gives MSYRKHLALVVVAVAALLLATGCRDSRSIPMSDGRPQITIMVGGLEKVIYLPAMLTQQLGFFERNDIDVKLLGEQSGATAETALLTGDVQGVVGFYDHTIDLQAKDQCIRSVVQLSDVPGEVELVSAADAASITSVADLRGKKLGVTSLGSSTDFLTQALTGQEGMSTADYTRVKVGAGQTFIAGMNHDGIDAGMTTDPTVAQMLNSGEARILVDMRTEEGTRAALGGLYPASSLYMNCATIDAHPDIIGKLAAAFVQTLQWIKAHTPEEIAAKMPSQYASAGKDLYVQSIRDSIGMFNGDGLMKPEGAQNVLDILGKYSKNVRPVRDRIDLSETYTTKFVEDALRVPQQ, from the coding sequence ATGAGCTACCGCAAGCATCTGGCGCTCGTCGTCGTCGCGGTCGCGGCACTGCTGCTGGCCACGGGATGCCGGGACTCCCGCAGCATTCCGATGTCCGACGGCCGACCGCAGATCACCATTATGGTCGGCGGGCTGGAGAAGGTGATCTACCTGCCTGCCATGCTCACCCAGCAGCTCGGCTTCTTCGAACGCAACGACATCGATGTGAAGCTGCTCGGCGAGCAGTCCGGCGCCACCGCCGAAACCGCGCTGCTCACCGGCGACGTGCAGGGCGTGGTCGGGTTCTACGACCACACCATCGATCTGCAGGCCAAGGACCAGTGCATCCGCTCGGTGGTGCAGCTGTCCGACGTACCTGGCGAGGTCGAGTTGGTGTCGGCGGCGGACGCGGCGTCCATCACCTCGGTGGCCGATCTGCGCGGCAAGAAGCTGGGCGTGACCTCGCTCGGTTCCTCGACCGACTTCCTCACCCAGGCGCTCACCGGCCAGGAGGGCATGTCCACCGCCGACTACACGCGCGTGAAAGTCGGTGCGGGACAGACGTTCATCGCGGGCATGAACCACGACGGCATCGACGCGGGCATGACCACCGACCCGACCGTCGCGCAGATGCTGAACTCCGGCGAGGCGCGAATCCTGGTCGACATGCGCACCGAAGAGGGCACCAGGGCGGCGCTCGGCGGGCTGTATCCGGCGTCCTCGCTGTACATGAACTGCGCGACGATCGATGCCCATCCGGACATCATCGGCAAGCTCGCCGCGGCGTTCGTGCAGACGTTGCAGTGGATCAAGGCGCACACGCCGGAGGAGATCGCGGCGAAGATGCCGTCGCAGTACGCCAGTGCGGGCAAGGACCTCTACGTCCAGTCGATTCGTGACTCGATCGGCATGTTCAACGGCGACGGTCTGATGAAACCCGAAGGCGCGCAAAACGTTCTGGACATTCTCGGCAAATACTCGAAGAACGTGCGACCCGTGCGCGATCGCATCGACCTGTCCGAGACATACACCACGAAGTTCGTGGAGGACGCGTTGCGCGTGCCGCAGCAGTAG
- a CDS encoding serine hydrolase domain-containing protein — protein sequence MTEQPTQRPRRRHYALRAVVALGAVIVVLIGAAFAATTVLHIPSPPTLLRLMTTPPSIQGELFTSRTVAASPTPRPLPVGTEPLPDTVPWRGSRVSVAQFLDTTHTNSFLVLRGGALTHEWYRDGVEATSRQSSWSVAKSVVSLLTGRAVDAGKLREDDRLVEILPELTTGGEYDTVTIRDLLDMTSGVDVSENYNKYMPLTGTARMYLTEDLAGFVHAHRGLRFIPGSEGEYRSVDTQLLGMALAKVEGLPLSELLQRDIWGPIGAQDDALWNLDRAGGQEKAFCCLDATARDFAKIGRLVLDGGRVGDAQIVPPAWLERIRIPAPHQVGDWRYGAQWWHPTGGSGQDISAVGVYGQYIYVDPPSGTVIVKLSDHGTTQDEQETVDVFRAIARR from the coding sequence ATGACCGAACAGCCCACCCAGCGGCCGCGACGACGCCACTACGCACTTCGCGCAGTGGTCGCCCTCGGCGCGGTCATCGTCGTCCTGATCGGCGCGGCGTTCGCGGCGACAACAGTGCTGCATATCCCCTCGCCGCCGACGCTGCTGCGGCTCATGACGACTCCGCCTTCCATCCAGGGCGAACTGTTCACGAGCCGGACCGTGGCCGCCTCCCCCACCCCACGCCCGCTGCCCGTCGGGACCGAGCCGCTGCCGGACACGGTTCCGTGGCGCGGTTCGCGGGTTTCGGTCGCACAGTTCCTCGACACCACGCACACCAACTCGTTCCTGGTTCTGCGCGGCGGCGCGCTGACCCACGAGTGGTACCGCGACGGCGTCGAGGCGACGTCGCGCCAGTCCTCATGGTCGGTGGCGAAGTCGGTCGTGTCGCTGCTGACCGGCCGGGCCGTCGACGCGGGGAAGCTGCGCGAGGACGATCGACTGGTGGAGATCCTGCCGGAGCTGACCACCGGCGGCGAATACGACACCGTCACCATCCGAGACCTGCTCGACATGACCTCCGGCGTCGACGTCTCGGAGAACTACAACAAGTACATGCCGCTGACCGGGACCGCCCGGATGTACCTCACCGAGGATCTGGCCGGCTTCGTCCACGCGCATCGCGGCCTGCGGTTCATCCCCGGGAGCGAGGGCGAGTACCGCAGTGTGGACACCCAGCTACTCGGCATGGCGCTGGCGAAGGTCGAGGGGCTACCGCTGAGCGAACTGTTGCAGCGCGACATCTGGGGTCCGATCGGCGCGCAGGACGACGCGCTGTGGAACCTCGACCGCGCGGGCGGACAGGAGAAAGCGTTCTGCTGCCTCGACGCCACCGCCCGCGACTTCGCCAAGATCGGCAGGCTGGTGCTGGACGGCGGGCGGGTCGGCGACGCGCAGATCGTGCCGCCCGCGTGGCTCGAGCGCATCCGCATCCCGGCGCCGCACCAGGTCGGCGACTGGCGCTATGGGGCGCAGTGGTGGCACCCCACGGGCGGAAGCGGCCAGGACATCTCGGCAGTGGGGGTCTATGGGCAGTACATCTACGTCGACCCGCCGAGCGGCACGGTCATCGTGAAACTCAGCGATCACGGGACCACCCAGGACGAGCAGGAGACCGTCGACGTGTTCCGTGCGATCGCACGGCGCTGA
- a CDS encoding LLM class flavin-dependent oxidoreductase, which yields MIDVPLSVLDLAPVQSGRTVGEGLDATTELARRTEAVGYHRFWVAEHHNMPGIASSAPSVLLAHLAAATTTIRVGSGGVMLPNHAPLVVAEQFGTLHALHPGRVDLGIGRAPGTDQATARALRRTEDGLSAASFPRELAALLGYFRGPDPGGIAATPGRGEEPEVWLLGSSGYSAQVAAVLGLPFAFAHHISPANTESALALYREHFRPSAQLERPHAMVAVAAICADTDERAETLAVPRDLAFLNLVSGRPQALASQEEAAAFRPSERERAFIEQRRAGQLLGSPQTVRAQLDDLLRRTDADELMINTLVYNIDDRVRSFELIKEKVAA from the coding sequence ATGATCGACGTCCCGCTGTCCGTACTGGATCTCGCGCCGGTGCAATCCGGCCGCACCGTCGGCGAGGGGCTCGACGCGACCACCGAATTGGCGCGGCGTACCGAGGCGGTGGGCTATCACCGCTTCTGGGTCGCCGAACACCACAACATGCCGGGTATCGCCAGCTCGGCGCCGAGCGTGCTGCTCGCCCACCTGGCGGCCGCCACCACGACCATCCGGGTGGGTTCCGGCGGGGTGATGCTGCCCAACCACGCGCCGCTGGTGGTCGCCGAACAGTTCGGCACCCTGCACGCGCTGCATCCTGGACGGGTCGACCTGGGCATCGGGCGGGCGCCAGGCACCGACCAGGCGACCGCCCGCGCGCTGCGCCGGACCGAGGACGGACTGTCGGCGGCGTCGTTCCCCCGGGAACTGGCGGCCTTACTCGGCTACTTCCGCGGCCCCGATCCCGGTGGCATCGCCGCGACGCCCGGTCGTGGCGAGGAGCCTGAGGTCTGGCTGCTCGGCTCCAGCGGCTACAGCGCCCAGGTCGCCGCGGTGCTCGGCCTGCCGTTCGCCTTCGCCCACCACATCAGCCCGGCCAACACCGAGTCCGCGCTGGCGCTCTACCGCGAGCACTTCCGGCCGTCGGCACAGCTGGAGCGCCCGCACGCGATGGTCGCGGTCGCCGCGATCTGCGCCGACACCGACGAGCGCGCCGAAACCCTCGCCGTGCCCCGCGACCTCGCCTTCCTGAACCTGGTGAGCGGCAGGCCGCAGGCGCTGGCGAGCCAGGAGGAGGCGGCCGCGTTCCGGCCTTCCGAGCGCGAGCGCGCGTTCATCGAGCAGCGCAGGGCCGGACAATTGCTCGGCTCGCCGCAGACCGTGCGCGCTCAGCTCGACGACCTGCTGCGGCGCACCGACGCCGACGAGCTGATGATCAACACGCTCGTCTACAACATCGACGACCGCGTCCGCTCGTTCGAATTGATCAAGGAGAAGGTCGCGGCCTGA
- a CDS encoding DUF4345 family protein, with the protein MALGMCVIIGAFFLAMGAYALIAPTVLIQPFGIQLTAPSARYEVRAVYGGFGLAMAAVLAVAALDVGSLRAGIMVTVGAALAGMAVGRVLSAALDERTAFYPNWFYCAVEAIAATALFLTA; encoded by the coding sequence GTGGCTCTCGGCATGTGCGTGATCATCGGGGCGTTCTTTCTGGCGATGGGCGCCTATGCGCTGATCGCGCCGACCGTGCTGATCCAGCCGTTCGGCATTCAGCTCACCGCACCGAGCGCACGCTACGAGGTGCGCGCCGTCTACGGCGGCTTCGGCCTCGCAATGGCGGCCGTGCTCGCCGTAGCGGCACTGGATGTCGGATCGCTGCGCGCCGGGATCATGGTCACCGTCGGCGCTGCGCTGGCGGGTATGGCGGTGGGTCGGGTGCTGTCCGCGGCACTCGACGAACGAACGGCCTTCTACCCCAATTGGTTCTATTGCGCGGTGGAGGCGATCGCGGCCACCGCGCTGTTCCTCACGGCGTAG